In Oncorhynchus tshawytscha isolate Ot180627B linkage group LG01, Otsh_v2.0, whole genome shotgun sequence, the genomic stretch tcagtTTCTGGTACCAATCAGAACGGTAAGAATGTGTTCACATTCTAGAAATCGTCGGGGAGAGTGGCAAATCCAGACTCATTGTGGAAAAGAAACTTCAGTTGGTCAGAGcgatgtggatgggtagccaggcaagcGCTGTGTGTGCAGTGATAACACTCCCTGGCACAGTCACATATACGACTCTCACactggagaccagggttcaatccCTGTACCCACCCTTCCAACCTGTCACAAAGTGTCACAAAGTGTCAGAACACCTACAAATATATAGATCTCTATTTTTTGCTAATCAAAAACCCCAAAAGCTCACCAGGACGTCGGTGCTGGCGATGGAGGAGAGCTTGAGGTACTCCACGGCCCTCTGCTGCAGCTCCACGTCTGAGTTCCTGATCTGGCTGTCAGAGCGAAGCACCTCCTGGATCGTGGCCTTGGTCTCGGGGAACAGGTTGATGAACTTGATGTAGGCGGAGAGCAGCAGGGCGCGCGTGGGCACCGAACACAGGTGGAACTttgagtggagcaggttgaaCTGGACCagagggctggagagagggatgagaaagagggagaagagggagagagagagagagaggagcggtaAAAGAGTTAAAATGATCGtgggaagagaggatgagaatggaggagaagagggagagaaggatgacaAAGAGGTAGAACCATAAAAAGAAATGAGAAAGATGAGGAAGAAAAACCTGATTAATACATCAGAAAATAAGAGCACCCCGCATATTTGTGTGCGTCTCAGGTTGAGATGTCACTGGTGTGGGAGAGGACACCACTCACCTGGAGCGGGGATCCCCGGCGATGAGGTTTCCAAACTCTCCCAGGATGTACCCCCCCACCTTCACCATGTTCTCATGACAGGCTGGGGCCTGCAGCgcctggagagggggaggaggggacagttaGAAATGTAAGTAATTTGAACAGATTTTATGATAGCCAAATGCTATGGATCTTCAGAGCTGTGTTCAGTAGGCACCAAACAGAAACAAATTACTCAAACGGGGAGGACtttataaacatatatttttttataatacattttaatagttttaaaaatgttttcaccGTAATGTACTCAACCAGGGAATATGATTGAGGAATTTCCAAGCTGAGACAAAAAGAGCACATTGGATCTGTATCCGGCTTGGGGAACCCATACCTCAAAGACAGTCTTGGCGGCGTAGCCCTGCACGTCATCGCGGTTGATGACAATCTGGATGACGCGGTACCACACCTCCTCACTGACATAGTCCCCGGCAATGCGGATGAGGTTAAGGATAGTGTCAACATACCATGAGTAGTCCACGGCATACTTTTCTGCCAGGATGGCCACCTTCAACACCtgggagagaagggagcagaggttACACCAGGGGTTCCTAAACCTTTTAGGCCTAtgaccccattttgatatctgaaCTTATTTTAGCCCCACCCATGTGATATTTTTAAGTACAACAGCCAAGTTGTACGTTTTTATTTGGGgctatggcagtcaattgaaaaacattttcatttagatttttaagattaaccacattacaatgattttgagatacaaagataatatatatctacatatattttttttaattctgAATTTTATAAATTCTCCCACGACACCATTTTCATATCAGGCGACCCACAGTTTGGGAGACGCTGGGTTACACACTCTTTAACGCAGACACAAACAGAGGCACTCAGAGGGGGAAAACAtacaatacacatacacacacacacacgcagacgcaTACCATCTCCTCTCTGATGGAGTAGTCGGCTGTCTCCAGGTAGCTGAGCATCTCGGCAACTATCTGCTTGGCGTTGCTACGGTCACACATGGCGTAGAGCAGGTCAGCAGCCCTCTGGCGAACACTCACATCCCTTTCAGTctgaagagaaaaaaaaggtagaaaatGTGTTACAAACACCAAAGTACTTTAAAACAAAGTGTTAATCAAAAAAGCAGCGTCTCatctgaacagtgtgtgtgtgtagcgtgcgTGTGTTTGACAGAGACGGACCTTGAGTGCGTTGATGACGGTCTCAATGTGCGTCTTGACGGCCTCATGGGAGAACTCCGAGCTGGCCAGGGTACACATGCTTTCCAGAGCCAGGTAGCGCAGATTGGTCTCTCTGTGCTGCAAGAACTGACCTAGCTGGTTACAGGCACGCACCAGCAGGTTGGGCTCactggagagggggaggtaggagggagaaaAAAATTAGTAAGCCACACCATAATTGCCATTCTTTAGGTTAAggatgagaaagagacagagagagtagaaagaagaatatactgtgtgtgtgtgtgtgtgtgtaaaagtattccacattttgttgtattacaggaTTGATAAAATATATTTCTCTCACCAATCTACTAAGAATACTCCATGAAATACAGTATTCCATAAAATATTCAATACATGTTATCATCACCTTTGGCATCGATTGCATCTGTTAGTCTTTCTGGCtgagtctaagagctttgcacacctggattgtacaacatttgcacattattatttttaaagctctgtcaagttggttgttgaccaCTGCTtgaaagccattttcaagtcttgccatacattttcaagccgatttaaggaAAAACTGAAACAaggcaactcaggaacattcaatgtcgttttgggaagcaactccagtatatatttggccttgtgttttaggttattgtcctgctgaaaggtgaatgtctcccagtgtctgttggaaaactgaaccaggttttcaccTGTGCTAAGCTCTATTCCGTTTAATTTTATCCCCTCAAAAACTCCTAGTCATtaccaatgacaagcatacccataacatgatgcagccaccaccatgtttgaaaatatgaagaacaGTACTCAGTAACGTGTTGCGTTTGCCCCTaacataatgttttgtattcaggatataaagtgaatttctttgctacatgtttttgcagttttactttagtgccttattccaaaacatgcatccttttgcaatattttttattctgtacaggcatccttttcactctgtcaattaggttaataaGAAAAAGTGGTAAAAACCACACAAAAagagaactgcaacgctgctgggtttttcacactcaacagtttcccgtgtgcatcaaCAATTGTCCAACACCTAAAGGACAACCAGccacaacatgggccagcatccctgtggaacgctttcgacaccttgtagagtccatgtcccaaataattgaggctgttctgagtgcaactcaatattaggaagttgttccaaatgtttggtatactcagtgtttatatgcacatactgaacaaaaatataaatacaacatgtaaagtattggtccatgtttcatgagctgaaagatcccagacattttccatacgcactaaaagcttatttctctcaaatgttgtacacaaatttgtttacatccctgttaatgagcatttctactttgacaagatcacctgacaggtgtggcatatcaagaagctgattaaccagcatgatcattacacaggtgcatcttgtgctggggacactaaaaggcccctctaaaatgtgcagctttgtcacacaacacaatgccacagatgtctcaagttgagggagcgtccAATCGGCATGCTGGCTACAGGAATATCcacaagagctgttgccagagaatttaatgtacatttctctaccataagtcaccGCTGACATTTTAGGCAATTCGCagaacgtccaaccggcctcacaattgcagaccacgtgtaaccacgtcgAGTGGGCGAAATGTTTGCTGATGTaaactttgtgaacagagtgccccatgatggcggtggggttatggtatgggcaggcataagctacagacaatgaacataattgcattttatcaatggcaatttgaatacacagagataccatgacaagaacctgaggcccattgtcgtgccattcatccgctgccatcacctaatttttttcagcatgataatgcacgcaCCGATGttgtaaggatctgtacacaatttctggaagctgaaaatgtcccagttctgccatggcctgcatactcagacatgtcacccattgagcatatttgggatgctctgatATACAACTtcgcacagtcattgaagaggagtgggacaacattccacaagaaacaatcaacagcctgatcaactctacgcGAAGGAGATGTCGcaatgcatgaggcaaatggtggtcacatccaatagtgactggttttctgatccccaccctttccttttttttttaaggtatctgtgaccaacatatgcatatctgtattcccagtcatgtgaaatccatagattagggcctaattatttttattttttacattttctgatttccttacatgaactgtaactcattcaaatctttgaaattgttgcatgttgcgtttatatttttgtttagtgtatatgagagagagaaatatacagAGATActgaaaaagggagagaaaaagagagcgagaagaaTAAAGACCCCTAGAGTGACATACAGCCTCCTCACCTGTCGTAGTGGATGATGAGTGAGATAGCCTCGAACAGGATGGCGTTCTTGGCGTTGGAGTGCTGCACCTTTTTGGACTTGGGTGGTTCCTGGGCCTTGTTCAGGATGGTCTCCAGACACTCCACCAGGCGGCCCTTCACGGCGCCATCCTCTGGCGGGGGGTAGCACTGCAGCAGGCGCAGCAGTTTACAGGACAGCCACGGGGCCGGGACAAAGTAGTAGGTGTAGTCCTGCAGGTCAGTGGAGGCTGACGACACAATCTGGAGGAGAAAGGCAAAGGGAGGATGGATCGCTGGACTGACATACATGATTTTATAGGTATACATGCACAcgtgcgcagacacacacaccctgctcagACGAGAAACAGCCAGGGACACACAGGTTTTGAACTCATCTGGGTTCTTCGAGCTGAGACAGGTGATGAGGGAGATGGCTGCTGTGACAACACcctgcgagagagagacacacgctcATCATCAGAAACAACAGTAACACCTAAAAGGCATAAACCTCAAACTTACAGTCTCAATGAAGTCAGTAGTTACGTTTCAATATCCATACCAGCACTTAAAAAAACATATGCAATGCCTTGCTTCATACTAAGAAAGCGCCCTGAGAGGGGATGTCAGCAAACGGATGCATacggttttcaggggaaatggaaaagAACCTGGAACCCAACTTCCGCTTTTGGACATTAACAAGGCGACACTCCATTTAACTCCTCcacattttctggattgtttgaacagtgcagaagagccTCCcctgacatttatttttttctcatcaagaCCAATATCTGAGGCATCTATTTTCAGGCAtttatgcctgctacgttaggttactcTGGCTTCGTTTGGAAaaaatctgaattgggctgcctgtgtgaacaCATTCTAGACTAGTGTGGATATTGTAACAGAGCTATTTAGCTAGCACACCTACGGCCTGGAAGATAAATgcactagcacacctgattcaacctgATAAATCAGGGGTGTATTCCTTAGTGTAGCAAACCGCTTTACAATGGAAAACATTTTGAAACGAAAGCAAACGTTTCTAATTAGACAATTCAGTTTAGTCGCTCCCCGTCTTCATTGTTTGCTTCCTaggtgaatacaccccaggtgtGCTAGTGTTGGGCTGGAGCAGAAATGTATGGCCCGTCTCTCACCATGTGCTGGTCGTTGAGGAGGTGCACCACCCGGGAGGTCCACTCCCCCATCAGAACCAGGTCTGGGGAGGCCTTGTACAGACGCAGAAGACACAGGGCAGCAGACTGCTTCACACTGTCCATGGTGTCCCTGGCAATCACATCACAAATAACACAATGCTCACTATAAAGGGCTACCAGTCTCCAACATCTCCGGTCCTGGAAAGATATTGTCTGTGCCGCAGATTTTGTTTAATCATGCTGTTATAGCAAATTAATACAAAGAAAATcatgtcctctctgtgtcctcagtccccctcccccatttgcttctctggtctcctcaccctcccttccactacccccctctccctttccccttctccatcccctccattcTTACCCGGCCACCAGAATGCGTGGTATCTCTCCAGCGAAGGCCTCGGCCATCTCGCGGCTGCCCACGTTGGCGATGCAGTGCAGGGCCAGGCACATGAAGGTGGGGTTGCGGCTAGACAGGTCGTTCTTGATGGCGTTGTTGATGAGGCGGATCAACTCGCTGTTGCTGTTCACCAGCACCGAGATGAACAGGTAGCcctgggagggggaagagagagatcagtcaatcatattttatttgtataGCCTTTTTACAACAACATTTGACACAAAGTGGTTCACAGTAACCCGACAAGCAGCAGCACAGTGGCAAGGAAAAATGTGTTAATTCCTAAAAGGAAGAAACCTTGAGGAACCAGTAGGGAGTGATGGCAGGACGCCTTGTGCAGGGTTCATTACCTCCCTGCTGTTCGTCTGTGTCACTTTCATGTGGCTGAGACTCAGAGAGACGGAGTAGGCCATCATTACGATGCAGTCTCACCGCCTGAACCGTGGCTGCCTGCCACTTCCTCTCACATCATATTCCTTCCATAACACACTCATTCCtgtatacagtgtattcggaatgttttcagacccctttactctttccacactttgttacgttacagccctattctaaaatggattaaaaaaataaaaataaatcctcagcaatctacacacaatgcccataATGAAAGTGAAAAACAGTTTGTTTCTTTTTACAAATGtagtaaaaaaacagaaataccttatttacataagaccctttgctatgagacacgaaatagagcacaggtgcatcctgtatTAATTTAtcatcttgagatgtttctacaacttgattggagtccgcctgtggtaacttcaattgattgggcatgatttggaaaggcacacacctgtcccacagttgacagtgcatgttagaggaaaaaccaagccatgatgtcaaaggaaacctggcaccatccctacggtgaagcatggtggtggcagcatcatgctgtgggaatgtttttcagtggcagggactgggagactagtcaggatcgaaagaaagatgaacagagcaaagtacagagagatccttgacggaaATTCAGGacgctcatgacctcagacttgggcgaaggttctccttccaacaggacaacgaccctaagcacatagccaggacaacgtaggagtggcttcaggagaagtctcaatgtccttgagtggcccagccagagcctggacttgaaccggatcaaacatctctggagagacctgaaaatagctgtgcagcaacactccccctccaacctgacagagattgagaggatctacagaggaGAATGGGAGGAACTATCCAAATACAGATGGGCCaaactcgatgctgtaatcactgccaaaggtgcttcaaaaaagtactgcgtaaagggtctgaatacttatgtaaatgtcatgtgTACTTACATTTTTCCAAAACCTGTCTTTcgatttgacattatggggtattgtgtgtagacaaaacataacaaaatgtggaaaaatgtggAAAGATACAATCAATTTGTTCCCAAATGTGTTAATAGAATAAAGTATTGTTACCTATCTATTCACCCATCTATCCATtccccatccccctcttcatTAGCCAGACATCCTCTCCTCAGACAGAAAACACTCTCAGCCATTACACAGCAGAATAAGCTGCAAATAAGCTGTTGAGCAGTAGCATAGAAAGACAGGCCCCAGAATGTTTGGAGTGTATTGTGACTGTAGGCTAATGTACTCTAATGCTAAATATGAGTGAATTGCTATGCTGTTAGGGGGCCTAATGCTCGTCTCCTGTGTCTCTATGGCTATGCCCCAATTCTCCACTATTTTCCAGAAATGAGCACTTGCACACTCCTCGTCATTGATTTAAAAGCTTGGAATTGGTGTAAGAATTGGCTGGAGGGGAGTTTCCACCACTGTCAAATCCATGTGAGAATGTATGCAATTGCACACTTCGGGAGAAGGATAGCGAATTGGGACTTGTTTCTAATGCTGTTAAGGGGAATGATCCCAAAGCCATAACGGCTAGCAGAGCcatatttagagagagaatcCAATGAATTGATCAATTTAATATTCAAAAGGCGCAAACATAGCAGAACTCTATGGCTCTGTCAGCTAGTAGCCTCCCACTGGCTGCCACTTAATGTACATTCTACTTTGATGAGGGTGAGAAAGATCGATAGCAATTCATTTGTAGTGATTGCTATCACAGGCATACAAAACGCTGTCATTTGAATGACAGCGTGTTAGGGGCctacgtacagtgccttgcaaaagtattcaccccccttggtgttttttctattttgtttcattacaacctgtaatatcaatgtaatttattttgatttcatgtaatggacatacagaatatagtccaaattggtgaagtgaaaaaaaattacttgtttcaaaaaattataaataaaaaaaatgaagtggtgtgtgcataCAGTGAGCACCATAATTCATTGGACAATTTTTTTTGGTTCTGTATTCTAGCACTTTGAGTTTAAAAGGAAACAATGGTAATGAGGgtcaagtgcagactgtcagctttaatttgaggctAGTTTCATACATATCggatgaaccgtttagaaatgacagcaaCTTTTGTACATGGTCCCCACATTTTAAGGTACAATAAGCATTTGTTGAATTGGCTTCACAGCTGTCTGTCGTTAGGCAGGTGTATTCATTTGTGTCGTTAGTGAATGCAGGAGAGCTGATGATGAATAGTATGGATTCTAGACTTTGCTATTGCCTTTGGAGGTTGTTGTTGGGGTGTGACAATATGAGGAAGACAGCCGTGTCGATGCAAATGAAGATGGCCGTCATAAGGCTCAGAAAT encodes the following:
- the LOC112251578 gene encoding AP-2 complex subunit alpha-1 isoform X4, which translates into the protein MPAVSKGDGMRGLAVFISDIRNCKSKEAEIKRINKELANIRSKFKGDKALDGYSKKKYVCKLLFIFLLGHDIDFGHMEAVNLLSSNKYTEKQIGYLFISVLVNSNSELIRLINNAIKNDLSSRNPTFMCLALHCIANVGSREMAEAFAGEIPRILVAGDTMDSVKQSAALCLLRLYKASPDLVLMGEWTSRVVHLLNDQHMGVVTAAISLITCLSSKNPDEFKTCVSLAVSRLSRIVSSASTDLQDYTYYFVPAPWLSCKLLRLLQCYPPPEDGAVKGRLVECLETILNKAQEPPKSKKVQHSNAKNAILFEAISLIIHYDSEPNLLVRACNQLGQFLQHRETNLRYLALESMCTLASSEFSHEAVKTHIETVINALKTERDVSVRQRAADLLYAMCDRSNAKQIVAEMLSYLETADYSIREEMVLKVAILAEKYAVDYSWYVDTILNLIRIAGDYVSEEVWYRVIQIVINRDDVQGYAAKTVFEALQAPACHENMVKVGGYILGEFGNLIAGDPRSSPLVQFNLLHSKFHLCSVPTRALLLSAYIKFINLFPETKATIQEVLRSDSQIRNSDVELQQRAVEYLKLSSIASTDVLATVLEEMPPFPERESSILAKLKKKKGPGAVSVELEDGKERGELNGGGDRGGDAAIAASNASTPSPSADLLGLRSTAPVSGTTPSAGSLLVDVFSEAGPSATSAGVNDDGFLSSAPPTVASEDPAPPLPESDELLNKFVCKNNGVLFENQLLQIGIKSEYRQNLGRMYLFYGNKTSVQFVSFNTTVSCPGELQSQLNVQTKTVEPLVEGGAQVQQVINIECLTDFIDAPLLNIKFRYGGALQNISLKLPVTINKFFQPTEMAAADFFQRWKQLSQPQQEAQKIFKASHGMDTEVLKAKLLGLGTALLENVDPNPENYVCAGVIQTKAQQVGCLLRLEPNAQAQMYRLTLRSSKDTVSQRVCDLLAEQF